From the Cataglyphis hispanica isolate Lineage 1 chromosome 24, ULB_Chis1_1.0, whole genome shotgun sequence genome, the window CTTAGAAAATCAAGACCAGGCGCGTATTGTACTCTATTGATAATTGTGTttgtgcatgcgtgcgtgcgtgtgtgtgtacgtgtgatagaacatttgtaaatttttctaccGATATGATATGAGTTTTCTGTATTCCCGTAAAAACATCGGATATCTCTTATGAGATTATCGAATATTCTCAAACGTTTTCATCGAAATACTCTCACCCCAGATgacgtatgtgtatgtgtgtgtgtgcgggcgtgtgcgcgtgtgtaaatatatacctagaattatgtgtttaattaACGAATTCTTTATCGAATCGTTATTCGCGACTTCGTTTGATTCGCGacgggaaaagagagagagagagagaaggagaaacaaaaaaagagaaaaatggagCAGCACAAGATATCGCGGCGTCCACGAATTTCTATGCACGCGTGAAGCTTCACTATGTAAGGATGTCTGCAAAAACTGGTCTTCCATGTGACACTTGGCGACGAAAGTCGTGAAAACTTCTCACGCGCGAGAACGGAACTAACGAATCGACACGAAAAGCGTACCCCTAATGGAATGATGTAACGTGAACTTTGTGCTCGTGAAAAGTTCTCTCGCTTTGAATGATCGATAGGCTCCGTAATGTgtataaacaagaaaaaaaacagaaaaaaatacgagTGAGAAATCGACGAGTGAATAACGAGTGCCGTTATCTCGCCGGGACGCGAGAAGCGACCGACATCGAAATCGATATTGTCGTAGCGCGTCTATTTCcgatgtgtaaaaaaaaaacgttaatgATCAAGTACACACGAGATACGAGATTGCTCGTTAGCTCATGTGATCGCTGTATATATTATCACGAAAGAGTCTATAAGTCGATAAGTTGACGAATGTTCAAGTTTTTCGAAATGATTGTCGAGCGCACCtggtttaattattaacgttTACACGGAGAAGTATCGTTGAAATTATTTCCGCGACGATTGTCGCGCTCCGATAAGCGCCGTTTTACGgagatttcttttaaattctctgcCATCTATGTTTTTCAACGATGCGCATGTATCTTTTACGTCCGTGAAAATCTGTTTCGAAAAGTTTCGGGACGAATGAcggagaaagatatataatacattaaaacggACCGAGAATTAGAAATAAGACAAAGCACTACTGCCCATTCATTTTGTAAAACGGGGAACGTCGAGGACATTGACACACATACTGTATacacatgtgtgtgtatgtgtgtgaggAAGATCGCCAAAGTAGGTAATCATGAGTTCTGGGTGTCGACGTAACCCAATTACCAATCAAgggcaaaagaaaaagaaaagggcAAACGTCacaagcaaataataatagcgaGTAACGATTGTACATAATCAGTACGTAACGACGCGACAGAATCTATATGTAAATCGATCGGCGTCGTCGAAGGTTCACTGTATAGGTGATTTCATATCAggtccctccctccctctcccccacCCCCTCCCACTCCGCATATCGTTTAACTAAAgtcgtatgtatatacatgacaCCATGTTTTGATCTGAAATAAACTGTTTAATTGTCCGAAATCTCGTGCTACGTGTTTATTTTGCGCGGTATTACTCGCCTACCAGACGGTACTTGTCCACGCAACACGATCGATATACAAAGTGTCCTACATAGATTGGGTGCAGAGCGATATTTTTGGTCAAAAGATAAGCATCTTTTTTCCTTTGGCGAAACTTCATATTTTATGGTGTGCCAATACCGTGGTGCGTTcgttatttcttaattttttgcgtaaaaaaaaatttggtatatctgttatttaaatctttaatattcatatttttctaatggaatatttttgaagagaaattTGAGTTGACACGAAAGCAATTTTCTTATagcagaaaaatgttttttttttccatttctttgAGTTTTAATGTAAACAGAGGCGTCAATGTCTAcatgtaagatataaatattagacttaattataataaatttactaaaatgtTTACACGAAGAATCAAGAAGCAACGAATGTACAGTATTGACATATTAAACAATGAGATATCTCGcgaaaataatgcatttctCGGAAACTctgtcaaagaaaaaaaaaaaacttatttcctTTGACCAAGAATAGCGAATGTATTCTACCTTTATAGGATACTCTGTATAcccagaagagagagagagagagggagagaatgaaagagagagagagagagagagaagcgcgcttataaagtaaaataggCAGCTTGACAAACGACGCTCACGTGCCGCAAAAAGATAGACGCGCCTGAAAAATGGGGGCCGAAACTTCCTTCCGGTTTGACGAAAAAGGAATACTCAGCACGTGAGGAGTCAACCCTCAGAGCGACAGCTTTGAGAAATTCCTGCTGTGGTGCCCTGCGAGGAGAGTCGGTCGCAAGTaagtcttaaaatattatgcgcgtcattaaaatattctcttaaatGGTATTAGTGTATTGTCTCTGAATAATAGTCACTGGTctcagttataaatataacaactCAATGAGatcttattgaaaaaatcGTTTATTGATAATGGCTTTGTTTTGATcagtaatatgtttttaagaaAGTGCGcgtctttatattatattgtacacgAGATAAAAgagcaatatattttgttaaagaaatatcaGAGTTTTTGATCAAGAGCTAGTTTTTTGTCGATTTATTATATcctaagaataataaaattaatatataaatatatgtgaattcTTGAATACTGgttatatgaattttacttCAGATACGTATGTACGTATAGAGgcttttatcaagaaaatagcaatccaaaaaatatagaaaaaattttttttaaatacatcttgcaaatatacatatatgatcaCTGctgattttttaatgcaatcttATTGAGAAATAGAAAAGTAAAGTGTGAATGTTGTTTGTAAAGATCAgtgaaaaaatcatttttctatgtgattttcgaaaattttatatcatcctGTTTCATCGACGATATTTTCAGTTTGAGAGATTGATTTTCTACACAAGAaaagatatgattttttgcacaatatatatatatatatatattttctttttttgacgATTCTCTCAACATTAATCATcacaatatacatttacatactGTGTGTAGACGAAATTCGCGTGCTTGCGTTAGAAGTACTGCAACGATGATAGTATGTAACACTAGATGTGATTTTTATTCCGATTTTATTCAAGGTTTTACAGCAATAGACAGGCGGACCATAAAAATCGCTGAGATGCATGCTTCGCGAGCTCCCTTGTGTGCCCTTCAGCATTACGgggagaaaaaaatggaaaagatgCCGCGTGGAATTTTAATCCTCATCTTATGTATTCGCGGTTACGCCGCTTGTGtgagagcaaaaaaaaaccactccgtataaaatatttttaatggcaACTGTGCGCGCGAATCGAGCAAGCGTTTACTTGGGAGAAAAGTTTTTCATCTTACAATAATTCACGTTTGCTTAAAATTTCAcgataatttcgaaattacaAAAGCTTACTTTGTACGCGACAGTTTCTCGAGAAGAGTACCGTAATACAATCCACGGCAAtgtaatatcttaaatattgacaCAATTTCGGAATCATATGTGCGCCGAGTTCTCGTCCGAGATGTTCTTCGCGTGCGCTTCTTCCCCTTCTCCGGTTACATCGCACGGGAATAAGATATCTCGCAGCTTTCGATGCATCTCCAGCATCGCACCGACGATAATATCCATGTATTTCACCAGCGCGCGATTGTACGTTTCTGACATTGAGTGTCTTATTCCCTCCAATGGCGGCTCCGCCTGCGGATAAAAAGCATTTCAAGAGAGTAAAGTAGCAGATCTGTGCGGTtttaggagaaaaaaaaaaaaagagagagagaactcgaCGTTTTTATTTACCGGATGATCATTATAAGGAGAAAACGTGCTTATCATTCTGTAATACAGATCCTCCGTTTGGGTGCTATCGCCCCAAAGACCCTCCGCGCAAGTCCAATAAATAAGACCGGCGGCGATGGTGCCTTTCAAAAGGAACGTCGCGATCCCGCGAGATCGTTCGCCGTTCGAAACCGGCTTCTTCAGACAGGTTGTTGTGCAAATCTGTAtggagatattttatatgagacTTTCACAAACAAGAGTACGAATTTTATTGATACTCGCGACCGCTCGTTCATTCCAGTAAATACACCAACTCCTCTTTAATCGCGATACGTTTATTCAATACGATCGCGCACACAAGATGACATTTATCGAATCATGAATATCAACGATCGCAAAGATAAATAGTCTCCCGATAAATCGAGCCTTTCACTCGCTATACGTCATCGTGTGCTTGACCTCTCTCCTTCCCTGTTCCAAGACCTAGATGATGTCCCTAACAGTTACGAGAGAGCCCGGAGACCGTCCTCCTCTATTAGAGACCCATCGATAGTCGCTGTAGCAGTGTACACCGACTGTCGGGCTAATTCCAGGTAAACGCAACTACGTATCGACTAACCAATTCCGTACAGGTGCCTCGAACACCATCATCTCGTTACACGGCGTGTCAATATCGCGCAAGGCTCGACAAGCCACATGATTTAACTCGAAATTGGATTCAATTCGCACGGAATATATGTGCGTATGTATCTAAtacaagacaaaaaaaaaatattattgaatatttttatctttaaaaacgacagagaaagagagagaaagattgaaAATGTTAATGCTGGTATCTTTTCGTTTCTCGGGTCGATTTTCTCCTTATTTTCaatctcaattttcaatttaacatttactttgatattttaagatcatctttttttgaaattatttgagCTATAGTTTCGAAAAGgtcttttctaaatttttggaAGTGAAGaactgttcagtttactgtctaTTTGAAGTACAAAGTAAAAGCTCAATCTCTATAAATTAAACCTCAAAATCCTTTAAaatccataaatataaaaaaattgagattgaaaatgagaagaaattttcaatttgtttgtttcctatttatgtgttaaagaaatatttacatgaatatataatatactccTCTCttctacattaataatttttttatgcaaaaaaaaaaagaaaaacatttttcattaataatttttgtgagattttagaattaattaaatcttaaaaaatttttatgatttttatgattttctgaTATACCTTTGGTGGGCACTTGCTCTGCATATTTTTCCGCGAGCAAACTTTAACTGCTACCGGTCTAGCGGTCCAGTAATCGGTCGTCTGACGGTCGTTAGGATCGGAGCAAGAATCCGCATCTGCATTGACGAGTTTCTGAACCTTCGGCCTCACGCATGTTTTCGGATTGGACAGATTAATGGTTTGCGCGATACACTTGGTTCCTCTCTTCATATCGTTTCTGCAATGAATAACACAAATTGCAAATTCCGCCTCTCGTTTTTCTCAACGGGTAAGCCTTTGCGAATAAAGAATCATGTCACTATTATATCAGGTTAAAaacggaaagaaaaattatgtctCAAGATCTCTCTAATACATAATCAAACATTGAGAGTGATAAACTTGCTTGTCTTTCCTCTCGTTTCAACGTTCGATTGAATTTATATccacgtaaatatatttttctcacagacaaatatatatatatatatatatatatataaacgcttTAGGATATATTTGGCAAAAACTAAAGTTATGCGAgaaatgacaataaaattttgacgtGTTGGAATGATTAAGACTCTTGGAATttcatttttccattttttagtaaaaatatttacagagtTTTGACAACTATCTATCTATTATACTGCAAATTTATCCCCGACGTGATGACATAGAAGAATGATGTTTATTAAGATCGATTAGCTTTTGTTTGTATGATATATGCCACTCGCTCAATACAttgacactctgtatataatcGTTATAcatcacttatatatatatatatatatatatatatatatatatatatatatttatacataacaatatatattcatatatcctataataaatacacaacATATATTGACGCCAAGTTTTTGACACCACTTAAATGCACAGGCGAGGGATACCCGTCGTCGATTTTTTACCCAgcagtgtgtatgtgtgtgtgtgtgtgtgtgtgtgtgtgtgcgcgattCCAGCGGGGATGACaaagaaaagatgaaaaaggcGCGAGAACAACGTAACAGATACGGCACGACGCGCACACAAAGGACCCGGCGGAATAATGTATCGCGAATATCCCGTCAACTTTGGTAGGCAAAATCCTGTTTCGGGCCTCCTTCGGGCGTGTCGCCCTTTTCCTGCACAACGTTTCACTGATAAGAGCGAATATATAAAGGAGCTGAGATTGCGCGAGAGAAGGAGGCCGGTGCTTGATGAAACTCAGTTTCCGACGAGGTCTTTATAAcacttatctctctctctctttctctctatttcgtTATAGCATACAAAGCGACCTCACGATTCCTTATTCATCAACGTCATTTGAAAGACTCGCGAGATTTGCATCCGACGCGGTATCGTACGGGTCAGCGTTGCGACATATCCTCGAATAACTCCTTTGAAACGTGAATGTCCTCATCGCGTGATCGCGCAACTGATTATGCGTCTTAATTGCAgagagtttataaaatttccataAGATACAGATTTTTTGTATGTCGCGCTCTGAAAATTAAACGAAAATAGTGCGAGATCAGAAAAGTTCCATGATTGAAGATAGTGATATATTGGATTTTCAtcgaaaagtttaataattcgAATTTTCAAGATGCCGAATCATCGATGGAGCTCGTTGCTCAGCTCGTTTACGCTCGCAacgtaagaaagaaaatgaaaggaagtacgcgagagagaaaataacgGCTATCGCGcggcgataaaaaaagattcacgATCGCTCGCCTCCTGCAGGTGGACATTAAGAAAACCATGAACGTCGTTATGAAGCGAATCCGCGATCCTTTAACGAAGCTTCTACGAGAGATGAAATGGGACGAAGAAGGAGCGTAAGGAAGCGAGAGGACTTTGGGAAAACTAATTTTCGCGATATTAGTCTTACGGAATTGGTTATTGATGTTCTATTCGTCTGCCGATAATGGCGAACGGAAGCGATTCCCTCGCGGAAAGGTCATAAGTCCTTTGGCAAGGGTCAAGGATCTCCTCGGGGGGTTACGTTGTCCCTGCCGGCGCTCGACCTTCTTAAAGGAATTGCTTCCTTAACGGGCGTTAAATCGACTTTGCCGGCGCAggtcctcctctctctctccctcttgcGATTGACAGATATTTCGTGGTATCTTCGCCTCGCTCCAGGCTTCGCCTCCCGTCTTTCCTtgcttccttccttccttccttccttcctgcCTTCCTTCCTGCCTCACTTCCTCCCACTCGCCGTCTTTTCTGTCCATCCTCTCGGTCCACCAACTCCATTCCCTCCGCCTCAAGTCCACTATCCGTGCATTCTTTTTCACCACTTTCTCTCACAAAGGCTCTCAGGCGCACCTCGCAAGTCTCTCTTTCCGGTCGCTCGCCTGGCGACATTCCAAGCAATCTCCTCGCCAGAAACCTCCGTAGGAATACACGATAAATTGATAAGTTCGCGGGTACTACGCGCCATTGGCAGACAGCTGTTAAGCACGTTCACACAGACGTATAATTCAACAATTTCGGTGCGAACGTCTCCCCTactgtgaaattttttatttcaatctttcCGATATGAAGTAACTCTCATCCATCTCGTTCGATCTTATGTTTCAGACACAGATGCGCCtatcaatattattcatgCTCACATTTATCGTTTCGGCCTCTTCCGCTTCTTGCCTGCACGAGTCGCGATAAACGACTCTAAACGCGAAGCGCGCGTCCCTGCCAAAGGTATTTCcatcgagaaaatatttttacgacacGTTAACAAAATTTCACGACGAATACGAATACAAGCGCAATCAAACGCCCGCAGCCGATAGTTTGGAAAGACAGCGGCTTTTCATAGCCGACCCTaataacgcgcgcgcgcgaagggAAGAGAAAGTGCCCGAGGCACGGTGCATGATTTGCCGGGATGCCGTAAATCGAGATTAGGGCGAAATTTCGGTAGTCGCCTCGATATCAAGAAGGTGAAACGCCACCACCCACGCCTCTCCCCCGTATAATCGCTCACGAACGACTCGGAGTCTCCGGTACTTGGAGCTCAACCATCGACTCTCAGCGAGTCGAATTATCGTTTCCCCGCTCTTCTCCCCGATCTATCGTTTATCCTCGCACGTTTATTCTACGAACATGAGGAGGCTGACGAAGAGGCCGCATACGCTTCCTCTTCTCAGCCGGATTCCGCAGAGCGAAGTTCTCTCCCAAGGACGGATTAGAATATCCCTCGGAGCGATcctttactctctctctctctctccctctctctttctgccaaGGCAGAGTTACCGGCAAACGCGACATTATTCCTAGGTCGATTAGACGTCCCATCCCCGTCGGGGGCCTAATAACGTCGTCGGTGGCTCTTGGATTCTCGGGAGATTAATATAAGTGAAATAATACTGACCCTCTCCCTAAATACGGGTCGCCATGTAGAAGCATGATCTCGCGCGAGCAGTTAGTCTCAATAAGATGAAGGATTAATCTTCTCTGAGGAGATATTCGTGCGTGTTCGCttttaatatagtataaaataaaatctaatatataacaagAGAGAATCGGGAATACAAAATCTCGCTCTCCGAGAATTAATGATAAGGTGGGATAAGGAAAATTCAGTCCGCTGTCGCACGCATTTTTGCATCCACCTGACACGGATTATCGCGCAGCCCGTTGCAGTTTGCAACAAGGTACAATAGTTGCGCAGTTTGCGTATGCTATACGTGAAAGAAAATAGCGCGAGAGAATACTTACATGGGAAAGGTATGTATGGGGCTGTAGCGACTCTGACGTAACGACGTTCAAGGGACCGGCAACAAATTCATGCGCGGCGCGGGCGCAAAAATACTCTCCCGGTTTTTTTTCGCGAGTTACTTTATACACACTCGCGAGAACGCGCGATGAGAATGgaggaaaatttaaaagttttaatgaaGTGCAGCATCCGGGGCCAGGCCCGCATACACGGGCGTAAGCGCTCCGAGAGAGCGtgggattatttttttcataactgcTCGACGCTACGAATGcaaatttatgaaaacatCATGTGCACGAGCAAACTGGATATTATCAGCAATAATTGCCCTTATCGTAAGTATCGAGGAGTCGAGTTGTATTATTTAAGGATTCGATGTAAGATCAACGcataaaatgttaaacaaaattggattaatttaattgaaaatattaattattattattaattatattattatttatatctatattttaaattatacatatataaatgagaacGTAAAAGGGAGGAGTCAATAAGATGCATCGACTAGCAGATAGATTTTTCCGCGGCATGGTTGTGTTGATGGATGACCTGGAAAGTCTCGGTTATATCGCGAAAAGATGACatcgaaaataaatcgatacaATCCGTCTTAGCCGATGCTCGCATTAATTACAGCCGACGAATTCAATTAAATCCTGTGCCGCGCACTCCGCAAAGACAGCGCTTGTCCTCCGCGCTCAATTTCGCGGTCTATGGCATGGGATTGTGCGGAATAGGGGTCGGTCGGCGGTAAAAGAGACGGGCGGGCCCATCGGATAAGGATAGCGCGGCTCTCATGCCTCTCTCGCGGTACGGATGggaagagatagagatagagagagagagagagagagcttaaaaatatgattttaataccACTGCACTCCGAGGTCGCCGTATATCATGCTTTTGTCCGCCTACTATTGTCTCTATGCCGGACCCATACCCTTTCAAAAGCCGCCCTCTTCCACGTCCACGTCCAACCCAACgctcccctctccccccccccctttcGCGTCCCAACTGACCCGAACCGACACCCTCACCCCTGGAAGCAGGGGAAAGGGGGGCAATACAGGAGTTGTGTCCCGctgaaatattcataattggAAGATTTTCCTTTGGTCCAACATTCGAGATTCCGAGTATTCCACAATTTCTAAGTCGAACAATATTTCTTATCCTTCATATCCGCCAGTGACACGTTCGAAGGCttttttagagagaaa encodes:
- the LOC126858080 gene encoding uncharacterized protein LOC126858080 — its product is MKRGTKCIAQTINLSNPKTCVRPKVQKLVNADADSCSDPNDRQTTDYWTARPVAVKVCSRKNMQSKCPPKICTTTCLKKPVSNGERSRGIATFLLKGTIAAGLIYWTCAEGLWGDSTQTEDLYYRMISTFSPYNDHPAEPPLEGIRHSMSETYNRALVKYMDIIVGAMLEMHRKLRDILFPCDVTGEGEEAHAKNISDENSAHI